The genome window GGTGGCTCGTGACGACGAGCGTGAGCTCGCTGAACCGGAACGTCTGCTTCACCGTCTCGCCCGGGTCGGTTATTCCGGCGGCGCTGAGAATGCCGGCCAGCACGGGGTGCAGCGCCTCTTGGAGGCGTTTCGACGGAATCGAGAACGACCGCTCGCCGTCGAGGCCGTAGTCCAGCGTCACCTTCGCTTTCCGCGAGGTGCGGCCGCCTTCGGAGACGGAGATGCGTTCGGCGTCGTGCGGATACTGTTCGACGGATTCGTCCGAGAGCAGCCCCTCGGAGCGGTAGATGAGCGTTCGCGTGGGCGTGACGAACAGTCCGTCTTCGCCACCGAGGCTCACCTGGGCGGCGACTGGTTCGTCGTCCAGTTCGGTCTGGACGAGTTCCGGCAGGCTCATGGCAGGGGTGTCCCGGTCACGCGTGATAAATTCAGGGGGTGCGGCGGCGAACGCGAATCTCGGTGAGAAACCGCCGCACGGTAAACCGATATGGGAAGCTTCAAGAGTCTCATCGGACAAGATGAGAGTGAGCCCGGGTGGCTTAGCTGGACATAGCGCCGCACTCATAGGGTTCTGAGATTCGGTGCGGTATCGCCTTGGAAGCCTCCGCCCCAACGGGGCCTGCCGAGCCTCTGACCTGGGATATGCGGAGATCGTGGGTTCGGAGCCCACCCCGGGCATTTTCCACTTCCACTTCGACTTCGCCCCGGAGCGCCCCGCACACCCCCGGAGCGCCCCGCACACCCCCGGAGCGCCCCGCTCGTCCTCGGAGGCGAGTCCGCGACTCGCGGCGGGTGGCTCCCTCGAAAACGATGTCGACGGCGTCGAGCCGTCTCCCCACTAGCACAAAACGGCCGGGCGCTGACGCGACCCCCGGACACTGACACACCACGGCGACCGGTTCGGGGCCGCCGTCGAGCGCCGCCCGGTAACGCGACGGTACGCGTCCGGACGACGACTCTGATAGTTCGTACCGGCGACACCTCCATAGTATTGAACTCCATACCGAACGAGCGAAAGCGCCGAACCACCGGTTAAGCCGAATTTGGCGGTCACTAACCCGGTGTCCGGTGCAGAAGTCGGGGCGAATTCGGCGCTCGACCTCCGCGTACACCGCGAACTCGTCGTCGGGAGAGGACGAGCTCGACTTCGTCGAGCGAGTCGGTGACGGGCCCTCCTGCGGTCTAATTCGGCTCGCACTCGCCCTCGGCGTTCGGAGTTGCGGGCGAAGTTACAAGCCCCGGTACGGGTAATCTGTACCCGATGGGTCCGAACACCGCGACGGACGCCGAACGAACGCCCGTGGGTCGGCCGGCGGCCGGGCAGACGTGGTTCGACGTCATAGAGGACGTTATCGACACCGAGATCGACCGTCAGGAGACTATCGAGTGTCGGTTCGAGCAACTGGAGGTGGACGTCCCCCTTCGGATGGAACCGGGCGCCGAAATCGCCCGCTGGCGACTCGACGGAACGGTCCGCGTCCACGTCGAAGGGACGCGCGGACCGCTGTCGGAGTGGCTCCGGTTCTGGTACAGCAGACTCTCCTGACGGCGTCCGCGGGCTCGCTGCCGACGGGTTCGGCCACTGCGCCGGTGGAGACGCGAACAACAGACCGCTCGGCGCTCCGACGCCCGACCCGACGACGTGGAACTGATATACCGCTACCTCGTTGTCCGGCCCGTGGACGTGCTTCGCCGACCAACGGTCGTTCTCGTCGTCAGTGTGTCGCTCCTCACCGCAGGCTGCGTCGGCGTGCCGCTCCCGTCGCCCGACGACGGCGCACCGTCCGCCGGCGACGCTCCGCTACCCGGCGAAGGACCGGGTCGAACCGCGACGGTCGTCGACGTCGTCGACGGCGACACGGTGAAGATAGCGTATCCGAACGGGACCCGCGACACGGCCCGTCTGCTCGGCGTCGACACGCCGGAGACGTACGGCGAGAGCGACCCCGCCGACTTCGAGAGCGTCCCCGACACCGCGGCGGGGCAGGCGTGTCTCAACGAGCACGGCGAACGCGCCACCGACTACGCGACCGAGACGCTGCTCGACCGCGAGGTCACGCTCCGGTTCGACGCGAACGAACCGCGACGCGGTTACTACGACCGCTTGCTCGTCTACGTGGTGGTGGACGACACCGACTTCAACTACGGCCTCGTCGCCGAGGGCTACGCCCGCGTCTACGACAGCCAGTTCACCGCCCGCGAGCGCTACTACGACGCCGAAGCAGCGGCACAGCGGGCGGAGCGCGGGCTGTGGGAGTGTGCGACCGACGACGGCGGCTCGTCCGCCGGAACCGGTCGGGGTTCGGAGACGGCGAGGGCCGACGGCGGCGACTCGTCGCTCGTCGTCGACGAGATACACGAGGACGCCGCGGGCGACGACCGGCAGAATCTCGTCGACGAGTACCTCGTCTTCCGGAACAGCGGCGAGGAGACGCTCGACCTGTCGGGGTGGACCGTGACGGACGAAGCGGGCAAGCAGTACCAGTTCCCGGACGGGTTCTCCCTCGAACCCGGTGCGACGGTCACGCTACGGACCGGTGACGGCGAGGACACCGACGAGACGCTGTACTGGGGCGCGAACAGCCCGGTGTGGAACAACGACGGCGACGAGGTGGTCGTCCGAGACGAATCGGGCGCGGTCGTCGCTCGGCGGTCGTACTGACCGCTCTCACAGTGGCAATCGACGAGAATCGAATCGGTGTCTCGGGTCTCAGACGGCGCGGCCGGTCACGTCGGTGCCGACGAGATAGGTGCCGGCCGTGAGCAGCGCCGCGGCGACGACGAGGATGAGACCGCCGACGACGCCGGCGAACGTCGAGGACGGCAGCGCCGTCGGTACGAAGCCGAGCGTGCCGACGACCATCATTCCCAGGCCGAGAGTTCCGTTGCGTGTTACGTCCATACCTCGGCTATATCGCCGGACGCATAATGAATTTCGCTTTCGTTCCGCGAGGGCGGTTCGAGACGCCGTGCCGACAGGACGGCGGTTCGACGTCTCGGTCGGACGAACCCCGCCCGCTCGTCACTCTCCGAACCGCTCGCCCGCCGGAATCACCACGTCGAGCCAATTCTCCTCGGGCGGGAGCGGGCAGGCGAACGTCTCGCTGTAGGCGCAAAACGGGCTGTACGCGAGATTGAAATCGAGCACCACCTCGTCGCCGTCTTCGAGTTCTCGGTTCGGTTCGAACTCCATGTACCGTCCGCCGCGGTACGTCTGCTGGCCGGTCGTCTTGTCGCGGAACGGGACGAAGAGCGACCGCGAGTCGTCGGACTCCTGTCGGTACCCGGCGAGCGTCTGCGTCTCGCCGCTGGCTTCGAAGTCGAACGTCACCACGCGGAGGTAGCGGACGTTCGGGCCGTTCGTCGTCTCCATCTCGACGGGGTCGGGTTCGTCGTGCGTCGTCACCGTCGCCTCGACGCGGTAGTCGGGGTCCGGGTCGAAGTAGTCGAGGCCGTCGAACGCCTCGCGCTCTTCTGGCGGAATCGGCGACTGCGGGTGGTCGGCGAAGAACTCGTCTTTCTGTTCGCGCTGGTGCTGGACCTCCGCGCGCCACTCGTCCACGTCGACTCCGGTCTCGGCTTCGCTGTCGCTCATGCGATTGCGTTGCCGGTGCCGACACAAATCGGTTGGGACCGCGGTCCGGTTCGGCGGTTCGCGCGCTTAGTTCGACTTCGCGCCCGCGAGGCGTTGGAACTGCGCGTCGGTGAGCGAGATGTCGCTCGCGACGAGGTTCTCCTCCAACTGCTTCGTCGTCCGCGCGCCGACGATGGGGGCGGTCACCTGCTCGTGGTGCAGCAACCACGCGAGACTCACCTGCGCGGGCGTCGCGCCGACCTCCTCGGCGACGGCTTCGACGGCTTCGAGCGCGTCGAAGTTCTCCGGCGTCAGGTAGGAGTCGGCGAACTGCTGGTCGTTGGCCGCCCGAGACTTCTTCGGCGGTTTCTCGTTTCGGCTGTACTTACCCGTCAGGAAGCCGCCGGCCAGCGGCGACCACGGGACGACGCCGATATCGTAGTGTTCGCACATGTCGAGGTAGTTACCCTCTATCTCCCGGTTCGCCACGTTGTACCGCGGCTGTGCGAGCGAGAACGGTTCGTAACCGCGCCTGTCCGCCAGTTCGTTCGCCATCGCGACCTTCCAGGCGTTCGGTTCGAGCGTCGACGCGCCGAGGTAGTTCACTTTCCCGTCGCGGACGAACTCGTCGAGCGTCCGCATGAACTCGCGGGCGGGCGTGTCGTCGTCCCACCGGTGGACGTAGAGCACGTCGACGTAGTCGGTGCCGAGGCGGTCGAGAATCTCGTCGACGTTGTTCCGGAGGTGTTTGCGGTTGAGCCCGCGGCCGTTCGCGTGGTCGCTGGTCGGCCAGTAAATCTTCGAGGCGACGACGAACTCCTCGCGGTCGCGGTCGGCCAACCAGTCGCCGATGTACTCCTCGCTGCGCCCTTCGCCGTACATGTCGGCGGTGTCGATGAACGTGCCGCCGGCGTCGGCGTACGCGTCGAGCAACTCGTGGGCCCGCTCGCGGCCGACTTCCAGGTCCCCGTCGTCGTTTCTCCGTCCGAATCGCCACGTGCCGAACGCGATTTCGCTCACCTTCGTTCCGGTGCGGCCGAGCGGAACCGTGTCGAGAGACATGCGAGAACGTGCGACGAGCGGGCGCTAAAGTACCCCGATTCGCGTCGTCGGCGAACACTCGAACGCGGCTCGACCCCGGCGACGACGAGTCGGTCGCGGGCACGGGGACGAGCTCGGAGGGCGGAATCGAAGGGGGAAGGTACGGTAAAGAGAGGCGTACGATGTATGGAGGGCTGCCGGTCCCGAGGGAGGCAGTGCGATGGTGTGGGGAAGTGCGGGAAGATGCAGCGGCGGAGAGATGCGGGGAACCGTACCGGAGTGGGAGGCTGCGGGGAACCGTACCGGAGCGGGAAGCTACTGCTTGTGACCGTGCCCGACGACGAGCGCCAGGATGTTCGCGACGAAGAGCAGCGGAAGCAGTTCCATCCCCACGCCGAAGATCGTCTCGCCGGCGACGACGGGGATGTAGAAGAACGGCAGCGCGATCGCGGCCCAGAAGGCCGTGAACTGCACCGGACGCGCGAGGATGCGGCCGCCGAGACTGTTCGAGAACTCGTCGACGAGGCTGTTCGATTGGCGGGGGCGTTCGTTCTTGAGTGGGGAGGAGTTGGACATGGGACCTCTCACCATCTCGTACAACTCGGGGGGTCATATAGGGGGTAGAGTGTTGAGCCGAATTCGGGAAGTTTTAGCATTGACCAGTTCCCTAATTGATCTTTCAAGACGGACTGAGAGGGGAGCTAAAAGTTTATAGAGGCTTCTCATACTTCGTCTCCACGTTGGAGTGAGTGTCTCTCACAACGGAGTTTTCCCTCCGATTGAACGAACTGGAGCGCGTAACCTACTCGATCTGACCAATAGCTATTTTGACCATTGTCGAACGCGGCGGTGGCCGGACGGGGAACGACGTCTGAGTCGCGTCTCGACCGTGGGGAGCACAAAAACCACCGCGTGCAAAACAGTCAACCGGCGGGCGCGTGAGAGTCGTCTATGCCAGACGTACGAGTGCTGAGTTGCGGCGGGACGATCGCCAGCGAACCGAGCGAGACGGGGGCCGCTCCGGCGAAACGCGGCGCGGAACTGGTCGAGGCGGTGCCGGAACTCGTCGAGTACGCGACGGTCACCGCGGAGGAGATCGCCTCGTACCCGGGGTTCGACATGCAGTTTTCGGCCGTCGCCGCCGTCGCCGAGGCGGTGGAAGCGTCCGACGCCGACGGGTTCGTCGTCACTCACGGCACGGACACGCTCGCGGACACGGCGTACGCGCTCTCGCTGCTGCTCGACGTCGACGTTCCGGTCGTGGTCACCGGGTCGCAGCGCCGCTTCGACGAGGTCGGAACCGACGCGCCGGCGAACCTCCTCACCGCCGTCAGAGCGGCCGCCTCCCCCCGATTTTCGGGCGTGTTCGTCGCGTTCGACGACGAACTCCACGCCGCCCGCGACGTGGAGAAGACCCACACGAACGCGCTCTCGACGTTCAAATCGCCGGGGAAAGGCCCCGTGGCGACGTTCACTCGGTCGGAGACGCATCTGCACCGCACCGCCGAGAGTACGTCCTCGGATTCGGCGTCGCTCCCGGTGGCGACCGCCGCCGACGCGTCGGCGACGGTTCCGGTCGTCCACTCGGGTATTAGTGTCGCCGGCGACGAACTCGACAGAGCGGTCGACGCCGGTGCGGACGGCGTCGTCGTCGAGGGGACCGGTCTCGGTAACGTCTCCCGGAGCCTCGGCGACGCCGTCGCGCGCGCGGTCGAATCGGTCCCCGTCGTCGTCAGTTCGCGCTGTCACGTCGGCCCGACCGACCAGGTGTACGGCACTCGCGGCGGCGGCGTCACGCTCCGCGAGCACGGCGCGCTGTTCTCGGGCGACCTTCCGACCTCGAAAGCCCGAATCAAGCTCCTGCTGGCCCTCTCCGCGGGTATCGAGGGCGACGACCTCGCGGCGCTGTTCGGCTGAGTTTCCGACTGCCGTCCGACCGATTCTTTACCCGCGGCACCGACCCTTCGGGCGAAATGGCCGACCTCAACCCCATCGCAAAGCGCATCCACAACGTCTCGCCGGAACCGGTTCGACTGACGCTCTCGGACGGGTCGAGCGCCGTCTATCAGTTCTCGGGGACGCAGTTCTTCCAACGGGAGTTCCAGGGAGAGGGCACCTGCGAGGACGACGACGCCGACTATCGGCTCATCACGAGCGAGGACAACGAGTCCGTGTTGCTCGGCCGGAAGGGGCCGGACGACGACGGCTGGTCGATGGTCGGCGAAGTGGTTGAAGCCGAGCGGACCGAACGAGCCGAGTAGCGCCCGACCCTCGGACGGCCGACGATTACGACAGCCCGGCGGAACGGCCGACCAACTGCTCGCGTATCGCATCGCGTTTCAGCAGGACGAACCCGCCGAAGATGAACAGAAAGCCGAGCGCCGTCTCCGTGCTCAGCGGTTCTTGGAGGACGAGATAGCCCGAAATCGCGGCGAAGACGGGCGCGACGTAGGAGACGAGGTTGATCTCGATGGCCCCCAGTCGGTCCAGGAGGTCGAAGTAGACGAGGAAACCGAGCGCGCTCGCCGCCAGCGAGAGGTACAGCAGCGCCGCGACGCCTCGCGTCGTCCAGGTGATGTCGGCGAGCGTCTCGCCCATCCCGAGCGAGACGACGTGCATCAGCGCCGCGCCGCCGAGCATCGCCCACGCCTCCATCGTCTCGATGGGGAGCCCGTCGTCGATGCGCTGAGAGAGGACGCTTCCGAGCGCGAACGCCGCCGCTGCGCCGAAGACGAGCAGTTTCGACACCGTCGCGCCCGCGAGCA of Haloprofundus halophilus contains these proteins:
- a CDS encoding DUF1684 domain-containing protein; the encoded protein is MSDSEAETGVDVDEWRAEVQHQREQKDEFFADHPQSPIPPEEREAFDGLDYFDPDPDYRVEATVTTHDEPDPVEMETTNGPNVRYLRVVTFDFEASGETQTLAGYRQESDDSRSLFVPFRDKTTGQQTYRGGRYMEFEPNRELEDGDEVVLDFNLAYSPFCAYSETFACPLPPEENWLDVVIPAGERFGE
- a CDS encoding DMT family transporter yields the protein MTQTRDALLFLLLAAVWGSAFMAINAGLASFPPVLFAALRYDIAGVLMLGYAAYAVDDPIPRTRQQWAAVAVGAVFLIAAYHVLLFVGQSGPVTSAAAAVLVSLSPVLTSVFARMFLPSERLTAAGAAGLLLGLVGVAVLSDLDPTNLLAGATVSKLLVFGAAAAFALGSVLSQRIDDGLPIETMEAWAMLGGAALMHVVSLGMGETLADITWTTRGVAALLYLSLAASALGFLVYFDLLDRLGAIEINLVSYVAPVFAAISGYLVLQEPLSTETALGFLFIFGGFVLLKRDAIREQLVGRSAGLS
- a CDS encoding asparaginase, producing MPDVRVLSCGGTIASEPSETGAAPAKRGAELVEAVPELVEYATVTAEEIASYPGFDMQFSAVAAVAEAVEASDADGFVVTHGTDTLADTAYALSLLLDVDVPVVVTGSQRRFDEVGTDAPANLLTAVRAAASPRFSGVFVAFDDELHAARDVEKTHTNALSTFKSPGKGPVATFTRSETHLHRTAESTSSDSASLPVATAADASATVPVVHSGISVAGDELDRAVDAGADGVVVEGTGLGNVSRSLGDAVARAVESVPVVVSSRCHVGPTDQVYGTRGGGVTLREHGALFSGDLPTSKARIKLLLALSAGIEGDDLAALFG
- a CDS encoding lamin tail domain-containing protein yields the protein MLRRPTVVLVVSVSLLTAGCVGVPLPSPDDGAPSAGDAPLPGEGPGRTATVVDVVDGDTVKIAYPNGTRDTARLLGVDTPETYGESDPADFESVPDTAAGQACLNEHGERATDYATETLLDREVTLRFDANEPRRGYYDRLLVYVVVDDTDFNYGLVAEGYARVYDSQFTARERYYDAEAAAQRAERGLWECATDDGGSSAGTGRGSETARADGGDSSLVVDEIHEDAAGDDRQNLVDEYLVFRNSGEETLDLSGWTVTDEAGKQYQFPDGFSLEPGATVTLRTGDGEDTDETLYWGANSPVWNNDGDEVVVRDESGAVVARRSY
- a CDS encoding transcriptional regulator; the protein is MADLNPIAKRIHNVSPEPVRLTLSDGSSAVYQFSGTQFFQREFQGEGTCEDDDADYRLITSEDNESVLLGRKGPDDDGWSMVGEVVEAERTERAE
- a CDS encoding aldo/keto reductase; the encoded protein is MSLDTVPLGRTGTKVSEIAFGTWRFGRRNDDGDLEVGRERAHELLDAYADAGGTFIDTADMYGEGRSEEYIGDWLADRDREEFVVASKIYWPTSDHANGRGLNRKHLRNNVDEILDRLGTDYVDVLYVHRWDDDTPAREFMRTLDEFVRDGKVNYLGASTLEPNAWKVAMANELADRRGYEPFSLAQPRYNVANREIEGNYLDMCEHYDIGVVPWSPLAGGFLTGKYSRNEKPPKKSRAANDQQFADSYLTPENFDALEAVEAVAEEVGATPAQVSLAWLLHHEQVTAPIVGARTTKQLEENLVASDISLTDAQFQRLAGAKSN